In a single window of the Candidatus Eisenbacteria bacterium genome:
- a CDS encoding thymidylate kinase, which produces MPRFESLGDGIPGVLLEDLTGWLIVVEGTDGVGRTTHVNLLREYLERLGYAVAETGFTRSDLTSRGLQRAKQGNTLGSNAFNLYYATDFADRLEHQIVPALRAGFVMLTDRYFYSLMARAVVRGAEPEWIRQVYSFALKPDAVFYLRIDVPDLVPRVLTSGGFDYWESGMDIPMGDDLYDSFINYQSRVIQQLDRLSSDYDFDVIDATQSVEEIDEYLTQKVAALLQSTPARPAPRLATT; this is translated from the coding sequence ATGCCTCGATTTGAATCCCTGGGCGACGGGATCCCGGGCGTGCTGCTCGAGGATCTGACCGGCTGGCTGATCGTGGTCGAGGGCACCGACGGCGTCGGCCGCACCACTCACGTCAACTTGTTGCGCGAGTACCTCGAGCGACTCGGCTACGCGGTCGCCGAAACCGGCTTCACGCGCTCCGACCTGACGAGCCGTGGCCTTCAGCGCGCCAAGCAGGGAAACACGCTGGGCTCGAACGCTTTCAATCTCTACTACGCGACCGATTTCGCCGATCGGCTCGAACACCAGATCGTGCCGGCGCTGCGGGCGGGCTTCGTGATGCTCACCGATCGCTACTTCTACTCGCTGATGGCGCGCGCCGTGGTGCGCGGCGCCGAGCCCGAGTGGATCCGCCAGGTCTACTCGTTCGCGCTCAAGCCCGACGCGGTGTTCTACCTGCGCATCGACGTGCCGGACCTGGTGCCGCGCGTGCTCACCTCGGGCGGATTCGACTACTGGGAATCGGGCATGGACATCCCGATGGGCGACGACCTCTACGACTCGTTCATCAACTACCAGTCGCGCGTGATCCAGCAACTCGATCGGCTCTCGAGCGACTACGACTTCGACGTGATCGACGCGACTCAGTCGGTCGAGGAGATCGACGAGTACCTCACGCAAAAGGTCGCGGCCCTGTTGCAATCGACGCCTGCGCGCCCGGCACCGCGGCTGGCGACGACCTGA
- a CDS encoding thymidylate kinase, whose product MTQSTPAVTGTFGALAPEYPGRLFIVEGIDGSGKSTQLTLLAQWLRGEGYPVVFSEWNSSPIVRVTTSRGKRRKVLTPLTFSLIHATDFSDRVEREILPCLKAGGIVLADRYVYTAFARDVVRGVPPRWVRSLYRFAVVPTLAVYFRAPLEVALKRILSGRPKLKYYEAGMDMQWHADIQESYKLFQARILAEYEQLVPEYGLTVMDATLPVERQQQLLRKLVKPLLPKLRRSRAKKVANASI is encoded by the coding sequence ATGACGCAATCGACGCCGGCCGTGACCGGCACCTTCGGCGCGCTGGCGCCCGAATACCCGGGCCGGCTGTTCATCGTCGAGGGCATCGACGGCTCGGGCAAGAGCACGCAACTCACGCTGCTCGCGCAGTGGTTGCGCGGCGAGGGCTACCCGGTGGTGTTCAGCGAGTGGAACTCGTCGCCGATCGTGCGCGTCACCACTTCGCGCGGCAAGCGCCGCAAGGTGCTCACGCCGCTGACCTTCTCGCTCATTCACGCGACCGATTTCTCGGATCGAGTCGAGCGCGAAATCCTGCCGTGTCTGAAGGCCGGCGGCATCGTGCTGGCGGATCGCTACGTCTACACGGCGTTCGCGCGCGACGTGGTGCGCGGCGTGCCGCCGCGCTGGGTGCGCTCGCTTTATCGCTTCGCGGTGGTGCCGACACTGGCGGTCTACTTTCGCGCACCGCTCGAAGTCGCGCTCAAGCGCATCCTGTCGGGGCGCCCCAAGCTCAAGTACTACGAGGCGGGCATGGACATGCAATGGCACGCCGACATCCAGGAGTCCTACAAACTCTTTCAGGCCCGCATCCTCGCCGAGTACGAACAGCTGGTGCCGGAGTACGGGCTCACCGTGATGGACGCGACCCTGCCGGTCGAGCGCCAGCAGCAACTGCTGCGCAAGCTCGTGAAGCCGCTGCTCCCCAAGCTGCGCCGCAGCCGCGCGAAGAAGGTCGCCAATGCCTCGATTTGA
- the sixA gene encoding phosphohistidine phosphatase SixA translates to MRIILFRHGPAGSRDAARWPDDADRPLTQRGTARTRASARGLARLAGPVTRIYSSPLERARHTAELLRTAHGLDAPIEYLDALAPGGSFREVLKTLSDCEATEVVALVGHEPDLGKLAAILVFGAPATTLALKKAGACTISFIGAPAPGEGRLTAFLPPRLLREARLKRSKA, encoded by the coding sequence ATGCGAATCATCCTGTTTCGGCACGGACCCGCCGGCAGCCGCGATGCCGCGCGCTGGCCGGACGACGCGGATCGCCCGCTCACTCAGCGGGGAACCGCGCGCACCCGTGCGTCCGCGCGGGGCCTCGCGCGCCTGGCGGGACCGGTCACGCGCATCTACTCGAGCCCGCTCGAGCGCGCCCGGCACACCGCCGAACTGTTGCGGACGGCGCACGGGCTCGATGCCCCGATCGAGTACCTCGATGCACTTGCGCCCGGTGGTTCGTTTCGCGAAGTTCTCAAGACACTCTCCGACTGCGAGGCGACCGAAGTCGTCGCGCTGGTCGGACATGAACCCGATCTCGGAAAACTCGCGGCGATTCTGGTGTTCGGAGCTCCGGCGACGACGCTCGCGCTCAAGAAGGCCGGGGCGTGCACGATTTCATTCATCGGCGCGCCGGCACCCGGCGAAGGCCGCCTCACCGCATTTCTTCCACCGCGCCTGCTGCGAGAGGCGCGGCTCAAACGGAGCAAGGCATGA
- a CDS encoding family 43 glycosylhydrolase, with protein MIAGLLVTCAVLALRAPAATHAATSVPPPCRMVPPSPYRPKEMTMLWHQGSYHLFYMRLNVILPFDSTTRDLGHTTSGDLIAWEEQPVVLDRRPTQWDNMHIWAPSLLVTDSLFYLFYTGVTYQPPAYNQTQRIGIATSKDLYNWTRYPQPIFDCSDAPWTFCNPHTPWGGNFRDPIVIPHPSTTGHWLMYYGAMVDSTTGQMMIGVAESDGDLFEWEDRGPLLNTGEAYTYGRTIESPAFAFVDGTTYLFYTTESGLPINYQTTTNLLGPPSQWTSQRRLEWEVPNTSRLFGCEFYVHDGETLFMAANDFHRSIDLYWVEWGTAPHFAFETPMVTAVKDASEIAGGPRVRVLDGAFGSGRVEFQVEVSHTMTCKLDLFDVSGRHVKRLLDRALPPGSSRVSWNGELDGGAAAAGLYLARLSTPVGSSSARALWTPGR; from the coding sequence ATGATCGCCGGTTTGCTCGTGACCTGCGCGGTGCTCGCATTGCGCGCCCCGGCCGCCACCCATGCAGCCACGAGCGTACCTCCGCCGTGCCGCATGGTGCCGCCTTCGCCCTATCGGCCGAAGGAGATGACGATGCTGTGGCACCAGGGGTCCTACCACCTGTTCTACATGCGCCTGAACGTGATCCTGCCGTTCGACTCGACCACGCGCGATCTGGGCCACACCACCTCGGGTGATCTGATCGCGTGGGAAGAGCAGCCGGTGGTGCTCGATCGGCGGCCGACCCAGTGGGACAACATGCACATCTGGGCGCCCAGCCTGCTGGTGACCGACTCGCTGTTCTACCTGTTCTACACCGGCGTCACGTACCAGCCGCCCGCGTACAACCAGACACAACGCATCGGCATCGCGACCTCGAAAGATTTGTACAACTGGACGCGCTACCCGCAGCCGATCTTCGATTGCAGCGACGCGCCGTGGACGTTCTGCAATCCGCACACGCCATGGGGCGGGAACTTTCGCGATCCGATCGTGATCCCGCATCCGAGCACCACCGGGCACTGGCTCATGTACTACGGCGCGATGGTGGACTCGACCACCGGCCAGATGATGATCGGCGTGGCGGAGTCGGACGGCGACTTGTTCGAGTGGGAGGATCGCGGTCCGCTGCTGAACACCGGCGAGGCGTACACCTACGGCCGCACCATCGAATCGCCGGCCTTCGCGTTCGTCGACGGCACCACCTACCTGTTCTATACCACCGAGTCGGGCCTTCCGATCAACTATCAGACCACCACGAACCTGCTGGGTCCGCCGTCGCAGTGGACCTCGCAGCGGCGCCTCGAGTGGGAAGTGCCGAACACCAGCCGCCTGTTCGGCTGCGAGTTCTACGTGCACGACGGCGAAACGCTGTTCATGGCCGCGAACGACTTCCATCGCTCGATCGACCTGTACTGGGTCGAATGGGGGACCGCGCCGCACTTCGCGTTCGAGACCCCGATGGTGACCGCGGTGAAGGATGCGAGCGAGATCGCGGGCGGCCCGAGGGTGCGTGTGCTGGACGGCGCGTTCGGATCGGGTCGCGTCGAGTTTCAGGTCGAGGTGAGTCACACCATGACCTGCAAGCTCGACCTGTTCGACGTGAGCGGGCGTCACGTGAAGCGGCTGCTCGATCGCGCGCTGCCGCCGGGGTCGAGCCGCGTGTCGTGGAACG